A single Candidatus Bathyarchaeota archaeon DNA region contains:
- a CDS encoding glycosyltransferase: MWRDSDPVGLSVAVVHPYLNRGGGAERVCLGVIKALVSGGFRVSLYTLDRVDWRFLEERLGSLTRPHEEAWLFERLPIRGEHSLEFYTSALFPCLLLNLRAEAAHDLILNTYGDLGALADISYINAVPARLYHLYPALNPVYKRIASRLYDLNLKGLERLFGRGLILTNSKFMHILLRKWVGCGSLVVYPPVDIDRFRQESMEDREDLVVTVSRLRRGKHLELVPKVAKMVGGGEFVIFGLADQASKGSMAALRRTIGDMGLEGRVRLLVNQPLEKIRATLSKAKVYLHTQPLEAFGISVVEAMASGCVPVVPRLGGPWSDILEMRMGFYGFCYSSPEEASKRIKGILEDEGMWREISFRARSRSRDFTPSRFESRIRRIVKGLYEGRI; this comes from the coding sequence ATGTGGAGAGATTCTGATCCAGTTGGGTTGTCGGTAGCGGTCGTCCATCCATACCTGAATAGGGGCGGGGGGGCTGAGAGGGTCTGTCTCGGAGTCATAAAGGCCTTGGTCAGCGGGGGGTTTAGAGTCAGTCTCTACACATTGGACCGGGTTGACTGGAGGTTCTTAGAGGAGAGGCTTGGAAGCCTTACAAGGCCTCATGAGGAGGCCTGGCTCTTTGAGCGGCTGCCGATCAGGGGGGAGCACTCCCTAGAGTTCTATACCTCAGCCCTATTCCCATGCTTACTCCTGAACTTAAGAGCCGAAGCGGCCCACGACTTGATCCTCAACACGTATGGGGACCTCGGAGCCCTTGCTGACATCTCCTATATCAACGCCGTCCCAGCGAGGCTCTACCATCTCTATCCTGCTTTAAACCCAGTATACAAACGTATAGCCTCAAGGCTCTATGACCTCAACCTCAAAGGTTTGGAGAGGCTCTTCGGGAGAGGTCTGATCTTGACAAACTCCAAGTTTATGCACATTCTATTAAGAAAATGGGTTGGGTGTGGATCCCTAGTAGTTTATCCCCCTGTAGACATCGACAGGTTCCGCCAGGAATCGATGGAGGATAGGGAGGACCTTGTAGTGACGGTCTCCCGCCTGAGGAGGGGGAAGCATCTAGAGCTTGTTCCAAAGGTGGCCAAGATGGTTGGTGGTGGAGAGTTCGTTATCTTCGGCCTCGCAGACCAGGCTTCAAAGGGTTCAATGGCGGCCCTAAGGAGAACCATAGGAGATATGGGGTTGGAGGGCCGGGTGAGGCTCCTAGTTAACCAGCCCTTAGAGAAGATCAGGGCAACCCTCTCGAAGGCCAAGGTCTACCTCCACACCCAGCCATTGGAGGCCTTCGGGATCTCGGTCGTCGAGGCCATGGCATCAGGCTGCGTACCAGTCGTCCCGAGATTGGGAGGCCCTTGGAGCGACATCCTAGAGATGAGGATGGGATTCTACGGCTTCTGCTACAGCAGCCCAGAGGAGGCCTCGAAGAGGATCAAAGGGATTCTTGAGGACGAGGGGATGTGGAGGGAGATCTCTTTTAGGGCTCGATCTAGGTCTAGGGACTTCACCCCTTCCAGGTTCGAGTCAAGGATACGGAGGATCGTGAAAGGGCTCTATGAAGGGAGAATATAA